The Primulina huaijiensis isolate GDHJ02 chromosome 18, ASM1229523v2, whole genome shotgun sequence DNA window TGGATATATCTGCTTATTTTTCCtcattcacaaatatgttaccAAAAATATTACCAGTCATCACCATTTATCATTACGGGTATTGTTATACATAGGAAACACGTGGGGGTGGGGCAAACACTTTGACTCTTGGCCATCCTGTTGATTTGAACCAGAAGGATGCTCGGCGCCCTGATGCGCCTGAAGAAAAAAAGGATTGGATAAGAATTGCTCCCGAGCCTGATTCTGGTGGCCGTTGGCGTGAAGAAGAAAGGGAAACTGGATTGCTTGGTAGAAGGGATCGTAGGAAGATGGAAAGACGTGTTGACAATGCAACTGGCCGAGAAATTTCGGACAACAGATCTTTGCCTGCCATTGACAGGTGGCATGATGTTAACAGTCGCAATACTGGGCATGAGACTAGGCATGATGGCAAATGGTCTTCAAGATGGGGTCCTGATGAGAAAGAAAAGGATGCTAAAGTAGATAAAAAAACTGATGTCAAGAAGGAAGAATCTCAGAGTGACAGTCAGTCAGTTGTTTCACATGCCCGTTCCGTTCCTGAACGTGATTCTGAGTCTCGTGACAAGTGGAGGCCCCGCCACAGGATGGAGGGAATTCCTGGTGGGTCTAGTTCTTATCGTTCTGCTCCAGGATTTGGACTTGAAAGGGGACGAGTGGAGTGCTCAACTGTTGGTTTTGCAGTAGGGCGTGGTCGAACTAGTGCTGCTGCAGTAAGACCTCCGTCAGTAGGTATAATTGGTGCTGTTCATTATGAGGAGACTGGAATGGTTTCTGGAAAACACAACCTTTCTATTGGAACATTTTGGTATCCGAGGGCAAAACTCCTTGACATTTACCGTAGATTAATTGTGGAAGATTATGTGGATAACATGCCTGACAATTTGGAGGAAGTGACCCATATCGCTCAATTAACTGCTGTTGAGCCTCTAGCTTTTGTTACTCCTACCGATGAGGAGGAGGTGACCTAGAAATCTAATATCATATGtcatataactttttttttgcTCTGCAGGGCAATGTCAAGAGATTTTAGCTTGAAAATCTTCCTCCTTTTTTGCAGACCATTGTAAGTGACATGTGGAAGGGCAAACTAAACAGCAGCGGAGTTTCTCACAGTTCATTTAAGGTGGATGGATCATCCAATGGTGTTGCAGGTTGTTTAAGCTTTGTCATCTCACTAAATATGTATTTGACTGTGTTATTTATCTTTCTTGCTTTTGTTGCCACTGATATTATGCATCATGCTTTATTTCTTTGTAGAGTCTGGAAACTTGGAATCCACCAATGGTAGAGAACCTGCCCTCTCCTCTGATGCTGCTGAAGAGATGATAGATAGCTTAAAAAGATCAAATTTCTTGGGTGGTGAGATTTTGATTACTGAATTATTTTTGAGAATGAAATTTATGTTACAATGACCGAATGATTTTCTTTACTTTGTTTCTGTAAAAGTGGTTAATTGTGCAGAAAAATGTAGAGTTACAGAGGCTATATATGGGGAGGAACATGACAATGCTGGTATGGAATTCCTTGATGGTGCTCAGTTTGATCCCACTAAGCTCACGGTTGTAGATGCTGCTGTTACCAAGATCCCTTTAATTGATGATGTTAACAATGAACTTCCAGATGATTCAAATTCTTTTTTTGCAATGCTGTCTTCAGATAAATATTCCAACAATGGCCAAAATATGTCTGGGAGCAGTTCTAACGAGTTTTATCTTGATAGAGGAATCCCTCCAGAAGAAATAAGTTTGTATTATCTTGATCCACAAGAGGAAATTCAGGGACCCTTTCTTGGAGTGGACATTATTTCGTGGTTCGAACAAGGTTTTTTTGGGACTGATTTGCGTGTGCGTTTGCAAGATGCTCCTGATGACTCGCCTTTCCTTGAGTTGGGAGATGTTATGCCACATTTGAAATTTAGAGATGCTCATAATGATTTAAGTTCTGACATTGAAAAATCTGTTGCAATAGAGGGTTCATTGGACACAAGTTTGCATTTTGGTGTTCATATCCGCGAATCTATTCCACCTACTGCATTAGATGGTTCTGGCTTGCAGCTGTCTGATTTTGTTGTTAATGAATCTCTAACGGAGGGAGGGCCTAGTATGAATTTGATGCACCACAAACAGTTCACCATCCAAGCGGGGCAAGATGTCGAACACCTGTTGGCTCTTCAACAGCAGCAGCAGAGGCAATTGCAGCTTCGACAACAGCAGCAGCTGCAACAACAATTCCATCATCAACAAATGATGCTTAAAGATCAACAGTTGTCTCAGGCCAGACAGGTGCTTCTTGAGCAGATGCTTCGGAATCAAATGCGTGAGTCAGGCCGTGGACAGTCTCATAATGATGCTCTTGGACTCAACAGTAGCATTGAACATGCAATGTTAAAGCATCAGATTTTAAATAACCTTCAACAGCATTCACAACCATCTAGGCCAGCTGATCAATCCCTTGAGCAGCTAATTCAAGCTAAATTTGGTCAAACTACCCATCAACAGCAGCAAAATGATTTGTTGGATCTCTTATCACATGGAAGACGCGGACAGATTCATCCTCTGGATGAACAGATTCCTCAACAAGATCATATGCATGGAAGACAGCTGCCCTCAGGCCTGATGCATGGATTGGAAATGGAAGAAGAAAGGCAAGGTGTTCTCCGTTTGCCGCATGATGGAACCAGCCAGATGTATGGAAGCTCGGCTGCTGCTCGTAAAGCAATATCAGTAGGATTTGGCCCTTTGGATTTTTTTCCTCAGCAAATATCAACTTCTGATGAGCATCTGAGCCGTTTCGAACGCTACTATTGTTTACAAAATAGGCTTCAACATGGTTTTCTTGGCCCTGGAATGTTGCCCTTCGAGCGCTCAATGTCACTGCCTCTTGGTGCTTCTGGGGTTAATTTTGATGATGTCGACTCCATTGCTCGCACACAAGGTTTAGATATGCAGGAGCAGATTGCACGAACGACCCCTAACCTTGGACGTCAAGATGGTGGTCAATCTTATGGTATTTACTCTCAGCATCATCCTTTAATACCCAATCAATTCCATTCTTCTCACTTGGAAACAGGAGAACGTTGGTATGTGAATAATGGTTTATTGCCCAATGACTGGATGGAGTCAAGACTGCAACAAATATACCTTCACAAAGAGAGACTGAAAAGGGAGTCAGATGCCAAAAGGAGTGTTGAAGATCCTAGTCTGTGGATGTCAGCTGGAGCAAATGATGACAGCTCAAAACGTTTGCTTATGGAATTACTTAACCAGAAATCTGGCAATCTGTCATCTGAGAGGCTTGATGTGACCAATGGGATGCCGCTTAAGAAAAAGTTAACT harbors:
- the LOC140963837 gene encoding uncharacterized protein isoform X2 gives rise to the protein MAERKLDLPEDLISAKSSNRSLTLKGSMGNDVLADMLDDSKDPSVPENTIPLSPQWLYAKPNELKMETRGGGANTLTLGHPVDLNQKDARRPDAPEEKKDWIRIAPEPDSGGRWREEERETGLLGRRDRRKMERRVDNATGREISDNRSLPAIDRWHDVNSRNTGHETRHDGKWSSRWGPDEKEKDAKVDKKTDVKKEESQSDSQSVVSHARSVPERDSESRDKWRPRHRMEGIPGGSSSYRSAPGFGLERGRVECSTVGFAVGRGRTSAAAVRPPSVGIIGAVHYEETGMVSGKHNLSIGTFWYPRAKLLDIYRRLIVEDYVDNMPDNLEEVTHIAQLTAVEPLAFVTPTDEEETIVSDMWKGKLNSSGVSHSSFKVDGSSNGVAESGNLESTNGREPALSSDAAEEMIDSLKRSNFLGEKCRVTEAIYGEEHDNAGMEFLDGAQFDPTKLTVVDAAVTKIPLIDDVNNELPDDSNSFFAMLSSDKYSNNGQNMSGSSSNEFYLDRGIPPEEISLYYLDPQEEIQGPFLGVDIISWFEQGFFGTDLRVRLQDAPDDSPFLELGDVMPHLKFRDAHNDLSSDIEKSVAIEGSLDTSLHFGVHIRESIPPTALDGSGLQLSDFVVNESLTEGGPSMNLMHHKQFTIQAGQDVEHLLALQQQQQRQLQLRQQQQLQQQFHHQQMMLKDQQLSQARQVLLEQMLRNQMRESGRGQSHNDALGLNSSIEHAMLKHQILNNLQQHSQPSRPADQSLEQLIQAKFGQTTHQQQQNDLLDLLSHGRRGQIHPLDEQIPQQDHMHGRQLPSGLMHGLEMEEERQGVLRLPHDGTSQMYGSSAAARKAISVGFGPLDFFPQQISTSDEHLSRFERYYCLQNRLQHGFLGPGMLPFERSMSLPLGASGVNFDDVDSIARTQGLDMQEQIARTTPNLGRQDGGQSYGIYSQHHPLIPNQFHSSHLETGERWYVNNGLLPNDWMESRLQQIYLHKERLKRESDAKRSVEDPSLWMSAGANDDSSKRLLMELLNQKSGNLSSERLDVTNGMPLKKKLTSGDYSGSSTTNDSSSLLSDQETSFRKSFNASLYGYSSGPPQSRLVEGTSSSLDTGGLPFRSEDGALVERAFTTEAEESSLRTVPDVLEDIVDQDGLASFKKGEIPVNVLSRISSIGSDGFDNEKIGVSDSFLDDAAKDRQETFAVPGLWSLSFKEPENSSLRHPPVSLTSSCLEGLSEVVADPGIRGKGMRRETRGNNMKNPEESGKKDAQFGRTSTGSIADILETSFSDMLKSHAKKTSTYQESQAQASGILDSSDGVMQAQGSRSNKKRGKKGRQIDPALLGFKVTSNRIMMGEIQRLED